One segment of Drosophila mauritiana strain mau12 chromosome 3R, ASM438214v1, whole genome shotgun sequence DNA contains the following:
- the LOC117144632 gene encoding odorant receptor 98a produces MLFNYLRKPNPTNLLTSPDSFRYFEYGMFCMGWHTPATHKIIYYIASCLIFAWCVVYLPIGISISFKKDINTFTPNELLTVMQLFFNSVGMPFKVLFFNVYISGFYKAKKLLSEMDKRCTTSEERVEVHRGVVRCNKAYLIYQFIYTAYTISTFLSAALSGKLPWRIYNPFVDWRESRSSFWKAALNETALMLFAVTQTLMSDLYPLLYGLILRVHLKLLRLRVEKLCTDPRKCDAENEQDLIKCIKDHKLIIDYAAAIRPAVTRTIFIQFLLIGICLGLSMINLLFFSDIWTGLATVAYINGLMVQTFPFCFVCDLLKTDCELLVSTIFHSNWINSSRSYKSSLIYFLKNAQKSIAFTAGSIFPISTGSNIKVAKLAFSVVTFVNQLNIADRLTKN; encoded by the exons ATGTTGTTCAACTATCTGCGAAAGCCGAATCCGACGAACCTTTTGACTTCTCCGGACTCATTTAGATACTTTGAATATGGAATGTTTTGCATGGGATGGCACACGCCAGCAACGCATAAGATAATCTACTACATAGCATCCTGCTTGATCTTTGCTTGGTGTGTTGTATACTTGCCAATCGGAATCAGCATTAGTTTCAAAAAGGATATTAACACGTTCACACCGAATGAACTGCTGACAGTTATgcaattatttttcaattcAGTGGGAATGCCATTCAAGGTTCTGTTCTTCAATGTGTATATTTCTGGATTTTACAAGGCCAAAAAGCTGCTGAGCGAAATGGACAAACGTTGCACGACTTCGGAGGAGCGAGTGGAGGTGCATCGCGGTGTGGTCCGTTGCAACAAGGCCTACCTCATTTACCAGTTCATTTATACCGCGTACACTATTTCAACATTTCTATCCGCGGCTCTTAGTGGAAAATTGCCATGGCGCATCTATAATCCTTTCGTGGATTGGCGAGAAAGTAGATCCAGTTTTTGGAAAGCCGCCCTCAACGAGACTGCACTTATGCTATTTGCTGTGACTCAAACCCTAATGAGTGACTTATATCCACTGCTGTATGGTTTGATCCTCAGAGTTCACCTCAAACTTTTGCGATTGAGAGTGGAGAAACTGTGCACAGACCCTAGGAAATGCGATGCTGAAAACGAGCAAGATTTGATTAAGTGCATCAAGGATCACAAGCTCATTATTGA ctATGCTGCAGCAATACGACCAGCGGTTACCCGCACAATCTTCATCCAATTTCTATTGATCGGAATTTGCCTTGGCCTTTCAATGATCAATCTACTCTTCTTTTCCGATATCTGGACGGGATTGGCCACAGTGGCTTATATCAATGGTCTAATGGTGCAGACATTTCCATTTTGCTTTGTTTGTGATCTACTCAAAACGGATTGTGAACTCCTTGTGTCGACCATATTCCATTCCAACTGGATTAATTCAAGCCGCAGTTACAAGTCATCTTTGATTTATTTCCTGAAGAACGCGCAGAAATCAATTGCTTTTACAGCCGGCTctatttttcccatttccactGGCTCGAATATTAAG GTGGCTAAGCTGGCATTTTCGGTGGTTACTTTTGTCAATCAACTAAACATAGCTGACAGATTGACAAAGAACTGA
- the LOC117144630 gene encoding odorant receptor 98a-like, with protein sequence MLFRYLRKPIPQDLLTSPEALRYFEYGMFWMGLMAPPRNQLLYHIISAMLMAWCLVYLPIGIIITCVKDINTFNPSELLTVLQLFFNSLGTPIKVLFFKMHFWRFLKARSLLSEMDKRCTDIGERFVVHRWVVHCNRAYLIYQCIYICYIIFTFLSATISGVPPWRIYNPFVDWRESRSNFWKAILNETLLMLFSVSQTLLTDIYALIYGFMLRAHINLLKDRVEKLCTNPERKDEENQEDLVECIKDHQLIQEFAKMIHPVIARTIFTQFLLIGICLGLSIINLLFFADFFTGLATVVYINGLMIQTFPFCFVCDLIKSDCAHLEMAIFHSNWLNASKTYKLSLIFFLHNSQNSIAFTAGSIFPISTSSNIQVAKLAFSVVTFVNQLNIAERLTKN encoded by the exons ATGTTGTTTAGGTACTTGCGAAAACCTATTCCTCAGGATCTCCTGACTTCTCCGGAGGCATTGCGCTACTTTGAGTATGGCATGTTCTGGATGGGCTTGATGGCTCCGCCAAGGAACCAGTTGCTATACCACATTATATCTGCCATGCTGATGGCCTGGTGCCTTGTCTATCTGCCCATTGGAATCATCATCACGTGTGTCAAGGACATCAATACCTTTAATCCCAGCGAACTCCTGACGGTTCTACAGCTCTTTTTCAACTCGCTAGGCACCCCCATCAAGGTTTTATTCTTCAAGATGCATTTTTGGCGATTTCTTAAAGCCCGTAGTCTGCTTAGCGAAATGGACAAACGATGCACTGATATTGGCGAACGTTTTGTGGTCCATCGCTGGGTGGTTCACTGCAACAGGGCCTACCTCATCTATCAGTGCATCTATATTTGCTACATTATATTCACCTTTCTATCGGCCACCATTTCGGGAGTTCCGCCATGGCGCATCTATAATCCATTTGTGGATTGGCGCGAAAGTAGATCGAACTTCTGGAAGGCAATCCTCAATGAGACCTTGCTCATGCTGTTCTCCGTCTCACAAACTCTGTTGACCGATATATATGCGCTTATTTATGGTTTCATGCTGAGAGCCCATATCAATCTACTAAAAGACAGGGTCGAAAAACTGTGCACGAATCCCGAGAGGAAAGATGAAGAAAATCAGGAAGATTTGGTTGAATGTATCAAAGATCACCAATTGATCCAAGA ATTTGCCAAGATGATACATCCAGTCATCGCCCGCACTATCTTCACGCAGTTCCTTTTAATAGGCATTTGTTTGGGCTTGTCCATAATAAATCTGCTCTTTTTTGCAGACTTTTTTACTGGCTTGGCAACAGTTGTTTATATCAATGGCCTGATGATCCAAACTTTTCCGTTCTGTTTCGTTTGCGATCTCATCAAGTCGGATTGTGCGCATCTTGAGATGGCAATATTTCACTCCAATTGGCTCAACGCCAGCAAAACATACAAATTATCACTCATATTCTTCTTGCATAACTCCCAAAACTCGATTGCCTTTACAGCTGGCTCAATTTTTCCTATATCTACCAGCTCAAATATTCAG GTCGCTAAGTTGGCATTTTCGGTAGTTACTTTTGTCAATCAACTAAACATTGCTGAGCGATTGACAAAAAATTAG